One Lysinibacillus sp. OF-1 DNA segment encodes these proteins:
- the alaS gene encoding alanine--tRNA ligase encodes MKAVDIRRMYLEFFKEKGHHHEPSAPLVPINDPSLLWINSGVATLKPYFDGRVIPDNPRITNAQKSIRTNDIENVGKTARHHTFFEMLGNFSIGDYFKKEAIHYAWEFLTDKKWMGFDPALLSITIHPEDQEAYDVWHQEIGIPEERLIRLEGNFWDIGEGPSGPNSEIFYDRGVEYGSDENDPEMYPGGENERYLEIWNLVFSQFNHNPDGTYTPLPKQNIDTGMGLERIVSVVQNVPTNFDTDLFMPIIEKIEEFANRKYKRPSEVDLNEIFGSEEDINTPFKVIADHIRTVAFAIGDGALPSNEGRGYVLRRLLRRAVRYAKQIGIEKPFMFELVPTVGKIMEDFYPEVTEKCEFIQRVIKNEEIRFHETLDGGLAIFNAVVESQKTAGHDYIPGADAFRLYDTYGFPIELTEEYAEEVGMKVDHEGFEAAMEEQRERARAARQDVDSMQVQNEVLANLTVASEFVGYDTLTVSTEIAAMIVNGQVAKVASEGQEAFVILAKTPFYAEMGGQIADSGTISNDRFTAIVKDVQKAPNGQPLHTVVVESGEMHVEDAVQAVVNRDDRNLIIKNHTATHIMQRALKDVLGDHVNQAGSYVGPDRLRFDFSHFGQVTKEELQQIERIVNEKVWDDIEVVIEEKGIDEAKAMGAMALFGEKYGDVVRVVSIGDYSIELCGGIHVKRSSEIGFFKIVSEGGIGAGTRRIEAVTGKVAYEAVKEEEALLNEAAALLKANPKDIVTKVQALQADYKELQRENEALSQKIANAQAGAIVDAAQTIGDVTVLSTKVEAKDNNQLRQMMDDLKVKMPKAVIVLGAVDGEKVMLCAGVSKELVGGNYHAGNIVKMVAEACGGKGGGRPDMAMAGAKDASKLEEALVSVYDYIKSI; translated from the coding sequence ATGAAAGCAGTAGATATTCGCCGTATGTATTTGGAATTTTTTAAAGAAAAGGGACATCATCATGAGCCATCAGCGCCACTTGTGCCAATAAATGACCCATCACTACTATGGATTAACTCAGGTGTTGCCACTCTTAAACCATATTTTGATGGTCGTGTTATTCCTGACAATCCACGTATTACGAATGCACAAAAATCGATTCGTACCAATGATATTGAGAACGTTGGGAAAACAGCTCGTCACCATACATTCTTTGAAATGTTAGGAAACTTCTCCATTGGTGACTACTTCAAAAAAGAAGCAATCCATTATGCTTGGGAGTTTTTAACGGATAAAAAATGGATGGGCTTTGATCCAGCGTTATTATCTATCACAATTCACCCTGAAGATCAGGAAGCATATGATGTTTGGCATCAAGAAATCGGTATTCCTGAAGAGCGTTTAATCCGTTTAGAAGGAAACTTCTGGGATATTGGAGAAGGTCCATCTGGTCCTAACTCAGAGATTTTTTATGATCGTGGTGTAGAATATGGCTCAGATGAAAATGATCCTGAAATGTATCCAGGTGGGGAGAACGAACGTTATCTCGAAATTTGGAACCTTGTGTTCTCGCAATTCAACCATAATCCTGATGGTACATACACACCCCTACCAAAGCAAAATATTGATACAGGTATGGGCTTAGAGCGTATTGTATCTGTTGTTCAAAATGTACCAACAAACTTCGATACAGATTTATTCATGCCAATCATTGAAAAAATCGAGGAATTTGCCAACCGTAAATATAAGCGTCCTAGCGAAGTAGATTTAAATGAAATTTTCGGCTCAGAAGAGGATATTAATACACCGTTTAAAGTTATTGCAGACCATATTCGTACAGTAGCTTTTGCCATTGGCGATGGTGCTCTTCCTTCAAACGAAGGACGTGGTTATGTATTGCGTCGTTTATTACGCCGTGCTGTTCGTTATGCTAAACAAATTGGCATTGAGAAGCCATTTATGTTTGAACTGGTACCAACTGTAGGGAAAATCATGGAAGACTTCTATCCAGAAGTAACGGAGAAATGTGAATTTATTCAACGTGTCATTAAAAATGAAGAAATTCGTTTCCATGAAACATTGGACGGTGGTTTAGCAATCTTTAATGCAGTAGTGGAATCGCAAAAAACAGCTGGCCACGATTATATTCCTGGTGCAGATGCCTTCCGTTTATACGATACGTATGGCTTCCCAATCGAATTAACAGAGGAATATGCAGAAGAAGTGGGCATGAAGGTTGATCATGAGGGCTTCGAGGCAGCGATGGAAGAACAGCGTGAACGTGCTCGTGCAGCTCGTCAAGATGTTGATTCTATGCAAGTACAAAATGAAGTATTAGCAAACTTAACAGTTGCAAGTGAATTTGTTGGCTATGATACGTTAACGGTTTCTACTGAAATCGCTGCAATGATCGTCAATGGTCAAGTAGCAAAAGTTGCTTCTGAAGGACAAGAAGCATTCGTTATTTTAGCGAAGACACCATTCTATGCAGAAATGGGTGGTCAAATTGCTGATAGCGGTACTATTTCAAATGATCGTTTTACGGCTATCGTAAAAGATGTTCAAAAAGCACCGAATGGTCAACCGCTTCATACAGTAGTAGTTGAATCTGGTGAAATGCATGTAGAAGATGCAGTGCAAGCAGTGGTCAATCGTGATGACCGTAATTTAATTATTAAAAACCATACAGCGACACATATTATGCAACGTGCATTAAAAGATGTGCTAGGCGATCATGTTAATCAAGCTGGTTCATATGTAGGTCCTGACCGATTACGTTTTGACTTCTCTCATTTTGGTCAAGTTACAAAAGAAGAATTACAGCAAATCGAGCGTATTGTAAATGAGAAAGTGTGGGATGATATAGAGGTCGTTATTGAAGAAAAAGGCATTGACGAAGCGAAAGCGATGGGTGCAATGGCATTGTTCGGTGAAAAATATGGCGATGTAGTTCGTGTCGTATCAATAGGAGATTATTCGATTGAGCTATGTGGTGGTATCCATGTCAAACGTTCTTCTGAAATTGGCTTCTTCAAAATTGTTTCAGAAGGTGGTATTGGTGCAGGTACTCGCCGTATTGAAGCTGTGACAGGTAAGGTTGCCTATGAAGCAGTAAAAGAGGAAGAAGCTTTATTAAATGAGGCAGCAGCATTATTAAAAGCAAACCCTAAAGATATCGTGACAAAAGTGCAGGCATTGCAGGCTGACTATAAAGAGTTACAACGAGAAAATGAAGCCTTATCCCAAAAAATCGCAAATGCACAGGCAGGAGCTATCGTTGATGCAGCACAAACAATTGGTGATGTGACAGTTCTATCGACAAAAGTAGAGGCGAAGGATAATAATCAACTGCGTCAAATGATGGACGACTTAAAAGTGAAAATGCCAAAAGCAGTTATTGTTCTTGGAGCGGTTGATGGCGAAAAAGTTATGTTATGCGCTGGGGTTTCCAAAGAATTAGTTGGTGGCAATTACCATGCAGGGAATATTGTGAAAATGGTTGCAGAAGCTTGTGGCGGTAAAGGTGGCGGTCGCCCAGATATGGCGATGGCAGGTGCAAAGGATGCCTCAAAACTTGAAGAAGCATTAGTTTCTGTGTATGATTATATTAAATCCATTTAA
- a CDS encoding methionine ABC transporter ATP-binding protein, which produces MIEFIETTKEFQVGTSTVTALNKINLTIQRGDIFGVIGFSGAGKSTLIRTVNLLEEPTSGQVLVNGKELTTLTKRQLREEKKNIGMIFQHFNLLHSKTVFENVAMPLIISGVKKSNLEGQVKEVLAFVGLADKTDRYIDELSGGQKQRVGIARALVTKPTILLCDEATSALDPQTTKSILALLKKVNIEYGITILMITHEMEVIRDICNRVAVMENGRIIETGNVLEIFSSPREETTKNFVQSVVRDEVPPSVYEQLKSIDASKKIYNLKFIGVDVGQPIVSQVAKKFAVDVNVLFGNITELQGIPFGHLIVELVGSEKDIQKAFLFIQAKNIQIEEVVARESEYTNHYRRGSRYAVHG; this is translated from the coding sequence ATGATTGAGTTTATTGAGACAACAAAAGAATTCCAGGTCGGTACTTCGACTGTAACGGCTCTAAATAAAATCAATTTAACAATTCAGAGGGGGGATATTTTTGGTGTTATCGGTTTTAGTGGTGCTGGTAAGAGCACACTGATTCGGACAGTAAATTTACTGGAGGAGCCAACATCTGGGCAAGTACTTGTGAATGGCAAAGAATTAACCACGCTCACTAAAAGGCAGCTTCGAGAGGAGAAGAAAAATATCGGCATGATTTTTCAACACTTTAATCTCCTGCATTCTAAAACAGTATTTGAAAATGTAGCAATGCCTTTAATCATAAGTGGAGTAAAAAAATCAAATTTGGAAGGTCAAGTAAAAGAGGTTTTAGCATTTGTTGGTTTAGCAGACAAAACGGATCGCTATATTGATGAGCTATCAGGCGGGCAAAAACAAAGAGTCGGCATTGCAAGAGCATTAGTGACAAAACCAACTATCCTTTTATGCGATGAAGCAACTTCGGCTCTCGACCCACAAACGACCAAATCGATTTTAGCCTTACTGAAGAAGGTCAATATCGAGTACGGTATTACAATTTTAATGATTACTCATGAAATGGAGGTTATTCGGGATATTTGTAATCGTGTCGCTGTCATGGAAAATGGAAGAATTATTGAAACAGGCAATGTACTTGAAATTTTCTCCTCACCAAGAGAAGAGACAACTAAAAATTTTGTCCAATCGGTTGTTCGTGATGAAGTTCCACCTTCTGTTTATGAGCAGCTAAAAAGTATAGATGCTTCTAAAAAAATTTACAATTTAAAATTCATAGGAGTAGACGTTGGGCAGCCGATTGTCTCACAGGTGGCGAAAAAGTTTGCTGTAGATGTCAATGTTTTATTCGGCAATATCACAGAATTACAAGGAATTCCATTCGGCCATTTAATCGTGGAGCTCGTTGGTTCTGAAAAAGATATACAAAAAGCATTTCTTTTTATTCAGGCTAAAAATATTCAAATAGAGGAGGTTGTTGCACGTGAAAGTGAGTACACAAATCATTATCGACGCGGTTCTAGATACGCTGTACATGGTTAG
- a CDS encoding methionine ABC transporter permease, producing the protein MVSISLFFGAILGFILGVILVVTRKGHILENKLIFSVVNPIVNTLRSIPFIILLVAIIPFTRLLVGTAIGTTAAIVPLILHIGPYISRLIENSLLEVDEGIIEAAKAMGASPFQIIQKFLLPEAFPSLILSVTTATIGLVGATAMAGAVGGGGLGDVAITYGYQRFDNTTILVTVVILVVLVQIIQSIGNSLERKIRRVS; encoded by the coding sequence ATGGTTAGCATTTCCTTATTTTTTGGCGCTATTTTAGGCTTTATTTTAGGGGTAATCTTAGTTGTGACGAGAAAAGGACATATTCTTGAAAATAAATTAATCTTCTCGGTTGTCAATCCGATCGTCAATACATTGCGCTCCATTCCATTCATTATTTTACTTGTTGCAATTATTCCATTCACAAGATTACTCGTTGGCACTGCCATTGGTACGACTGCTGCCATTGTGCCGCTAATCTTGCATATTGGACCATATATTTCAAGATTAATAGAAAATTCATTATTAGAGGTGGATGAAGGCATCATTGAAGCAGCCAAAGCAATGGGAGCCTCTCCATTTCAGATTATTCAAAAATTTTTGTTACCTGAAGCCTTCCCATCGTTAATCTTAAGTGTCACAACTGCAACGATTGGGCTTGTTGGTGCGACGGCCATGGCTGGAGCTGTTGGAGGTGGTGGTTTAGGTGATGTTGCCATTACTTACGGATATCAACGCTTTGATAATACAACGATTTTGGTTACAGTAGTCATTTTAGTTGTACTTGTGCAAATTATTCAAAGCATTGGCAACAGTCTTGAACGAAAAATACGTAGGGTGTCTTAG
- the ruvX gene encoding Holliday junction resolvase RuvX codes for MRIMGLDVGSKTVGVAVSDALGWTAQGIETVKIDEANGEFGIDRIAELVKEYAITEFVVGYPKNMNNTVGPRGEASEDYKKLLEETFSLPVKLWDERLTTMAAERMLIEADVSRKKRKQVIDKMAAVMILQGYLDSKN; via the coding sequence ATGAGAATTATGGGATTAGACGTTGGGTCGAAAACTGTTGGGGTTGCTGTTAGTGATGCACTCGGGTGGACTGCCCAAGGTATTGAAACCGTAAAAATTGATGAGGCTAACGGAGAGTTCGGTATTGACCGCATCGCCGAGCTAGTAAAGGAATATGCTATAACAGAATTTGTTGTAGGATATCCGAAAAACATGAATAATACGGTAGGACCGCGTGGAGAAGCATCTGAGGACTATAAAAAGTTGTTGGAAGAAACATTTTCACTACCGGTTAAGTTATGGGATGAACGTTTAACGACGATGGCTGCAGAACGTATGCTAATCGAAGCGGACGTGAGTCGCAAAAAGCGCAAGCAGGTCATTGATAAAATGGCGGCTGTGATGATTTTACAAGGCTACTTAGATAGCAAAAATTAA
- a CDS encoding DUF1292 domain-containing protein: MTHEHNHEEELHVQHITVIDENGNEQLCEVIHVHESPEFGKSYVFYSMVGAEEDEDGSVEIFVSSFVPSENGEDGELTPIETEAEWDMVEDVLNALEDENEE, translated from the coding sequence ATGACACACGAGCATAACCATGAAGAAGAACTACATGTTCAACACATTACAGTGATTGACGAAAACGGAAACGAGCAGCTTTGTGAAGTGATTCACGTTCATGAATCTCCAGAGTTTGGCAAATCATATGTGTTTTACTCAATGGTAGGCGCAGAAGAAGATGAAGATGGCTCAGTTGAAATCTTCGTATCTTCATTTGTACCATCTGAAAATGGTGAAGATGGTGAATTAACGCCAATCGAAACTGAAGCAGAGTGGGATATGGTAGAGGACGTTTTAAATGCTTTAGAGGATGAAAACGAAGAATAA
- a CDS encoding MetQ/NlpA family ABC transporter substrate-binding protein codes for MKKLKYLIGLFTLLLLLMACAEADEKDTVKVGIRSSELKTWAYIKEQASEEGINLELVTFSAQYDPNQALAEGEVDINAFQHVAYLNLFNTNNNSDLQAIGTTIMASIGLYSNKYKSLDDIKEGAKIAVPNDPSNWGRALLLLQEHGLLTVTDDFDGNGGEDRIKDNPKNLIILPVDGATTPRVMEDADFAIINNGVAVEAGLLLKDAIIHESETAKPFINVIVAKAEDKNNDILKKIVEIYQRDETGKFIKEVSNGNYIPVELPLDELATWKDFYSY; via the coding sequence ATGAAAAAACTGAAATATTTAATAGGGCTTTTTACATTACTATTGTTACTAATGGCATGTGCAGAAGCGGATGAAAAAGATACTGTGAAAGTGGGTATCCGTAGCTCGGAATTGAAAACATGGGCGTATATAAAAGAACAGGCTAGTGAGGAAGGTATTAACTTGGAATTAGTAACATTCTCTGCTCAATATGACCCAAATCAAGCATTGGCAGAGGGAGAAGTAGATATTAATGCTTTTCAACATGTTGCATATTTAAATTTATTTAATACGAACAATAACTCGGATTTACAGGCAATTGGCACAACAATAATGGCATCAATTGGCTTATATTCAAACAAATATAAATCGCTAGATGATATAAAAGAAGGCGCAAAAATTGCTGTACCAAATGATCCTTCCAACTGGGGTAGAGCTTTGCTACTGCTTCAGGAGCATGGACTACTAACAGTAACGGATGATTTTGATGGTAACGGTGGAGAAGACCGTATTAAGGATAATCCCAAAAACTTAATCATTTTGCCTGTTGATGGTGCAACAACGCCACGTGTGATGGAGGATGCTGATTTTGCCATTATTAATAATGGAGTTGCTGTAGAAGCTGGTCTTTTATTGAAGGATGCCATCATTCACGAAAGTGAAACAGCTAAGCCATTTATTAATGTTATCGTGGCAAAGGCAGAAGACAAAAATAATGACATATTGAAGAAAATCGTGGAAATTTATCAGCGAGATGAAACGGGGAAGTTTATTAAAGAAGTGTCAAATGGTAACTATATTCCAGTGGAGCTACCACTGGATGAATTAGCAACATGGAAAGATTTCTATTCATATTAG
- a CDS encoding LLM class flavin-dependent oxidoreductase, producing the protein MTSKKEIKLALYLIGAGMHVAAWRHPSAQANASIDIQALQKVAQIAERGKFDIAFVADSLAINHESHPHILNRFDPLIQITALAAATTKIGLGATASTTYSEPYVLARQLMSIDHISNGRVAWNLVTTADATGETALNFSRDKHWEHDHRYERAEEFIDVVQSLWDSWEDDAFLYDRDNNLFYDRLKVHETSFKGNYLSVKGPLNIARSVQGQPVIVQAGASKPGQQLAARTAEVVFVHWDDIEKSKEHYRQLKAQLPPFGRKEEELLVLQGISPIVGDTEEEAIRKFNELQSLIDPYESLKFVSGYMGNVDFSKYSLDTPAIEVEFPEVNSIQSHFYEHLEIIKKENLKVGDLYARLFGPAKRDAFVGTPTQIADEMERWIIEQAADGFMLQFPLLPRDLEDFVDKVVPILQERGIYRKDYTGTTLREHLGLKKPLNRFAKSKVNQE; encoded by the coding sequence ATGACTAGTAAAAAAGAAATAAAGCTAGCCTTGTATTTAATAGGAGCAGGTATGCATGTTGCTGCATGGAGGCACCCATCTGCTCAAGCGAATGCAAGCATCGATATTCAAGCATTACAAAAAGTAGCTCAGATTGCGGAAAGAGGAAAATTTGATATAGCTTTTGTTGCCGACAGTTTAGCCATTAATCATGAGTCACATCCACATATTTTAAATCGTTTTGATCCATTAATTCAAATTACGGCTTTAGCGGCAGCAACAACTAAAATTGGACTGGGTGCAACAGCTTCAACCACATACAGTGAGCCATATGTGCTGGCAAGACAGTTAATGTCCATCGATCATATAAGCAATGGGAGAGTTGCTTGGAACTTAGTAACCACAGCAGATGCCACAGGAGAAACGGCATTAAATTTTAGCCGCGATAAGCATTGGGAGCATGATCATCGCTATGAACGTGCAGAGGAATTTATCGATGTTGTTCAATCACTATGGGATTCATGGGAAGACGATGCTTTTCTCTATGATCGAGATAATAATCTATTTTATGATCGTCTTAAAGTGCATGAAACATCATTTAAGGGCAACTATTTATCTGTCAAAGGTCCATTAAATATTGCTCGTTCTGTACAGGGGCAGCCTGTTATTGTGCAGGCTGGTGCATCTAAACCAGGCCAACAATTAGCTGCACGTACAGCGGAAGTTGTATTTGTCCATTGGGATGATATTGAAAAATCGAAAGAACACTATCGGCAATTAAAGGCACAGCTTCCTCCCTTTGGACGTAAGGAGGAGGAGCTCCTTGTTTTACAAGGAATTTCCCCAATAGTAGGTGATACAGAGGAGGAGGCAATTCGTAAATTTAATGAATTACAGTCATTGATTGATCCATACGAAAGCTTAAAATTTGTTTCGGGGTACATGGGGAATGTTGACTTTTCAAAGTATTCCCTCGATACACCTGCTATTGAAGTAGAATTCCCAGAAGTTAATAGTATTCAAAGTCACTTCTATGAACACTTAGAGATTATTAAGAAGGAAAATTTAAAAGTTGGTGATTTGTATGCACGCCTTTTTGGACCTGCAAAGCGCGATGCTTTTGTCGGAACACCAACACAAATAGCGGATGAGATGGAGCGTTGGATAATAGAGCAAGCAGCAGATGGCTTTATGCTACAGTTTCCGTTATTACCACGTGATTTAGAAGATTTTGTTGACAAGGTTGTACCGATTTTGCAGGAGCGAGGTATTTATCGTAAAGATTATACGGGCACAACATTAAGAGAACATTTAGGCCTGAAAAAGCCGCTGAATCGTTTTGCTAAAAGTAAGGTGAATCAGGAATGA
- a CDS encoding IreB family regulatory phosphoprotein, whose translation MSSFDQTMKFNFPEESMEQEVKQVMLKVHSSLEEKGYNPINQIVGYLLSGDPAYIPRHQDARNLIRKLERDEILEELVKFYIKKNNED comes from the coding sequence ATGAGTTCATTTGATCAAACGATGAAATTTAATTTTCCAGAAGAATCAATGGAACAGGAAGTCAAGCAAGTAATGTTGAAAGTACATTCTTCATTAGAGGAAAAGGGATATAACCCTATCAATCAGATTGTTGGTTACTTACTTTCTGGTGATCCGGCGTATATTCCTCGCCATCAGGATGCTCGTAATTTAATTCGCAAGCTTGAGCGTGACGAAATTCTAGAGGAGCTTGTTAAATTTTATATTAAAAAGAATAACGAGGACTAG
- a CDS encoding MetQ/NlpA family ABC transporter substrate-binding protein, which translates to MRLGWKWLIGALVIGLLAGCTNKEEATKEEIVTLKVGAANVPHAEVLEYLAKDIEKDGVKLDITIIKDAVQANQQTADGELDFNYFQHVPFLEQSNKESHLDLVSVKGIHIEPFGVYSKKIKKISDLPQNAKVAVPNDVVNFSRALLLFQNNGLIELDKTKKGDYTVEDIAKNEKSIQFIGVDSPLLVRSLDDVEAAAINTNYALEGGYNPVKDALIIEDSESPYVNIIASTNEKKDDPAIQTIVKWLTSEKARSFFEDQYKGAVVPAF; encoded by the coding sequence ATGAGACTAGGTTGGAAATGGCTTATCGGTGCATTGGTAATAGGCTTGTTGGCTGGTTGCACAAACAAAGAAGAGGCTACTAAAGAGGAGATTGTAACATTAAAAGTAGGGGCAGCCAATGTTCCTCATGCGGAAGTATTGGAGTATTTAGCAAAAGATATTGAAAAAGATGGAGTGAAACTAGACATTACCATTATAAAAGATGCTGTGCAAGCGAACCAACAAACGGCAGATGGTGAGTTGGATTTTAACTATTTTCAACATGTCCCTTTTTTAGAACAGTCGAATAAAGAAAGTCATTTAGATTTAGTCAGTGTAAAAGGAATTCATATTGAGCCATTTGGTGTGTACTCAAAAAAAATAAAAAAAATTAGTGATTTGCCACAAAATGCAAAGGTTGCTGTACCTAATGATGTTGTCAATTTCTCAAGAGCGTTACTACTGTTTCAAAATAATGGTTTGATTGAATTAGATAAAACGAAGAAAGGTGATTATACAGTCGAAGATATTGCGAAAAATGAGAAGAGTATTCAATTTATAGGTGTTGATTCTCCACTACTTGTTCGTTCATTAGATGATGTAGAAGCAGCTGCTATCAATACAAATTACGCATTAGAAGGGGGCTATAATCCTGTGAAGGATGCACTGATTATAGAAGATTCAGAATCACCTTATGTCAATATAATAGCCTCGACAAATGAAAAAAAGGATGATCCAGCTATACAAACAATTGTTAAGTGGTTAACAAGTGAAAAGGCACGTTCGTTCTTTGAAGATCAATATAAAGGTGCTGTTGTCCCAGCATTTTAA
- a CDS encoding DUF1292 domain-containing protein, whose translation MNEETQEFTIIVEGGKEQKCRVVFTFDAEDKSYVLFSLVDDKGQEIPGDISAMTFDYDDNTGEMANLQPVETDAEWEMINEVVLTLLDEFDAEPQLITVTNEDGTDQICEVIHTFSSEQFGKSYVLYVPATDEPMEERDIFAAQYLSGNDGSIEELLPIETDEEWAFVEDVLNEL comes from the coding sequence ATGAATGAAGAAACACAAGAATTTACGATAATAGTCGAAGGTGGCAAAGAGCAAAAATGCCGTGTGGTCTTTACATTTGATGCAGAGGACAAGTCTTATGTGCTATTTTCACTTGTAGATGACAAGGGGCAAGAAATCCCGGGGGATATTTCAGCGATGACCTTTGATTATGATGACAATACGGGTGAAATGGCCAATTTACAGCCAGTTGAAACGGATGCCGAATGGGAAATGATTAATGAGGTAGTGTTGACACTTCTTGATGAATTCGATGCAGAGCCCCAGCTTATTACTGTGACCAATGAAGATGGAACAGATCAAATTTGTGAGGTTATTCATACTTTTTCATCTGAGCAATTTGGTAAATCGTATGTTTTATATGTTCCAGCGACGGATGAACCTATGGAAGAACGTGATATTTTTGCAGCTCAATATTTGTCTGGAAATGACGGTTCTATAGAAGAATTATTACCAATTGAAACGGATGAAGAATGGGCCTTTGTTGAGGATGTATTAAACGAATTGTAA